One Styela clava chromosome 4, kaStyClav1.hap1.2, whole genome shotgun sequence genomic window, ATATAGTGCTGTGTCTATTGATATGGAACCAGAATTTCAGTATATGAATCCCTCTCATCCATGGTGGGTTACCATATGCACTGGTGCAGTCCagttttttgcatattttctttttataataaCTTTGCCATTTTCAGCAATCGTTTGCTTTAAGATGGTACACCAATATGAAAGAATAGTCGTTTACAGGATTGGACATCTATTGCCACTCAAAGGGCCTGGCATTGTTCTTATTCTTCCTTGCATTGATCGGTGGAACAAAGTAGATTTACGTACCAAGGCTTTCAATGTTCCACCAACCAGAGTTTGTACTTCTGATGGCGGATTAATTTTAATTGGTAGTGTTGTTCATTTTCGTGTGCAAAATCCTTTGCGTGCAAACAATAGTTTAAAAGATATGAATCACTCCATCAGAACAATGGCACAATCAGCTATGTCAAAAATCCTGAGCAAAAAGCTTTTTTCAGAGGTGATGTCAAGTGGATCTCGTTACAATTATGACATTCAAACTGAGATTAATGAAGTTGCTCGTGATTGGGGGCTCGAAATCGGAAGAGTAGAATTGTCTCAACCAGTTGCAGAAGTCTCCCCGCCTGTGCAACAAACTGGATTTCTCGATAAATTAAAATCTGGATTCGGGGGAGGCGGTGATGTAATGGGCATGACGCAGCAGCTTTTAGGTTTTGCTGGAGCTGGTGGTTTAAACCAACAATATGCCAGTATGAATAAAGTCAGTGAGACATCTACAAATATACCAGTGGTTGATATAGAAAAAGAGGCAGGTGATCTAATCAATGCTGCTGGGAGTGTTATTGATGAAGATATGCTTTATAATGTTGATGCTGCATTTGAGATTAAACTTACTGATAatggaaattattattttatcgaCTTGAAGATTGGAGGAGGAAGTTGTGGCAAAGGTAGACTTCCTGTTGGTACACCTGACGCAACTTTGATTCTCAGCTTCAGTACGTTACATAAACTTTTGTCTGGAAAAATAGGAGCATTTTCTGCCTATAATAGTGGGAATTTAAAGTTAGAAGGTGATATCAAAACTGCAATGAGACTGGAAGAACTTGTGAATCAtctcaaaatataaatagccgTTTGTTGATAatacaaaattatcaaaaaatgttaaattactTTCATTTGTGATGGCTGTATTTTGCCTAATTAAAGAGTGGAAATACGGTAGAACATACAACCAAGTCACAACTCCTGTAGCTtgtctgtaaaaaaaaaaacgagtaTCAGATAGGGTTTAGATTAGGTTTCTGCATGTAGTTTTTCTTCGATATTAGAAATGTTGcaatttcaaatacatttttggTAGTTCGAATATCAAATTAACCGATTTGTATTATTCTTTAAATCAGAATTTTGCACTTGTTAATGAACTGTCagtttttcatattaattttacttttttctaAACTATTTCTTGCAAGTTcttatattgtttcaatttattatattaatgaAATACAATAAGGAGTGTATGATAATATGGATTATGGATAATCTAATATAGCTAACTGTTGCTGTCTGATATTTCATCAATCTCAGTCAATATTATTTCCAAAAGATCTTGTTTTATATCTATCAAGCATTTTATGCTTTCATTAATCTTCAAAAATTACATTaattaatgataataataactCTGAGATCCAATATTTCCATTGTTTTGTATGactatttttcgaaaatttgttCAATGATTAATATGGTAATAAATATCTATTGATCTTTATTAATTTGTCACTTGACACTTGGTTTCACATTATCTCAACCCTAATTTTTCAAGTAGTTATGCATTTGTTGTTGGGCAATCGTTTCTCCATAAGCAaacaaaatttcagatttttttgaaaagtatttTCATGTATATACTGTGCTATCCTAAATGTCATTGAAACttcattttgttgttattgattTATTGACTGCATTTCTAGTACAAGGTATGTTTGTACTTTAGTAACCTACttttttaatacatttttaggtttttgatTGTGAACATCTAATTAACCCTTGTTACTATTTGCACATTATTCGAAATGGCTGACAAAGAGGAAGACAATGCGGAGTTGGATTGTACAGGAGCAAAGCATTCTGTATGGTTGGTCAAAGTTCCAAAGTATTTAGCTACTATATGGAAAGAAGCACCTGGAGGTCAACCAGTTGGAAAATTACGCATCGGAAAAACAATGGGAAGAACTCAAGTTTCATTCAATCTTGATGAATCATTGGCAAAAGAACATCCTACAAGTAAAGATTCTGTTCCTACAGAACACAAGTTCTCTTTGCAAGGCATGGGGAACCAGAGCTTAGCTGTGTTCTCACAAATACCTGGTGTAGGCCCAGGAGGGAGCGAAAAACGAGCTATTGAGGGACGAATAGTTCAAAAAGCTGATTGTATGCCACAAGGTGGTCAAAAGTATATGAAACTCAAAATGACTCAATTTGAAGTTGCTACAAAACCAACCAGAACTGTAAAACAGCTTGACACTGCAGTAAGAAGTGTCTATAAGCCGGTATCAAGAATACAAGAAGAAATAGCTAACGATAAACGGCAAAAAGCAGAAGGAAAGCGTATCAGAGGTTCAAAAGAACAAGTCATGGCAAAGCTTTT contains:
- the LOC120325734 gene encoding stomatin-like protein 1, whose translation is MYTYEPLRKGPGLDFRSTFTFSNTGKSASSGTKYSAVSIDMEPEFQYMNPSHPWWVTICTGAVQFFAYFLFIITLPFSAIVCFKMVHQYERIVVYRIGHLLPLKGPGIVLILPCIDRWNKVDLRTKAFNVPPTRVCTSDGGLILIGSVVHFRVQNPLRANNSLKDMNHSIRTMAQSAMSKILSKKLFSEVMSSGSRYNYDIQTEINEVARDWGLEIGRVELSQPVAEVSPPVQQTGFLDKLKSGFGGGGDVMGMTQQLLGFAGAGGLNQQYASMNKVSETSTNIPVVDIEKEAGDLINAAGSVIDEDMLYNVDAAFEIKLTDNGNYYFIDLKIGGGSCGKGRLPVGTPDATLILSFSTLHKLLSGKIGAFSAYNSGNLKLEGDIKTAMRLEELVNHLKI
- the LOC120325735 gene encoding general transcription factor IIF subunit 2-like, whose product is MADKEEDNAELDCTGAKHSVWLVKVPKYLATIWKEAPGGQPVGKLRIGKTMGRTQVSFNLDESLAKEHPTSKDSVPTEHKFSLQGMGNQSLAVFSQIPGVGPGGSEKRAIEGRIVQKADCMPQGGQKYMKLKMTQFEVATKPTRTVKQLDTAVRSVYKPVSRIQEEIANDKRQKAEGKRIRGSKEQVMAKLFEAFEKHQFYSIQDLGKITKQPITFLKEILREIGHYNLKNPHKNMWELKPEYRHHETPKMDVDSD